The Vibrio alginolyticus NBRC 15630 = ATCC 17749 genomic sequence AGAACCATTCAAATTGATGTGCAAATAATGCTACCAGTGTACCCACGATGTAGATAAGCAGCCCGACGATGATGATCGGTTTGCGTCCCAAGCGGTCCGATAGTGTGCCATACGCAAATTGCGACAAGCCATATGGGATTAGGTAACAAGCCATCACAGCTTGAAGTGATGACGCAGATACCAAAAACTCGCCCGCCATATGACCGATTGAAGGCACGTACATTGTCTGGGTCATTTGACCCACGGCAGTCAATATAGCGATTAAAAAGGTAAGTTTCGCTAATGGAAACGAAGCAGACATTTGCGTATCTCTCCAAAAAATTTAAGACGTAAAAACCCTTAGCGCTCTTTTATAGAGTGCCAACTGAATTCTTGTGTTGCGGGGGTATTTGCGCGAGATAATAGTGCTTGCTTGTATAATTAGCAATCGAAAAGTGTGAAGTTGAGCAAGATAAAAATCTATGATTTCAATTAGAAAAACTAATCCGATTTTGTTTTCAAAAAGAGATGCATTTCTTTGTCTAATTAAGTTAAATCTTTTACTTTTCGTGAATAGAATGAGCCTTATAGGTAACTGGTTTTAATGGTTAAAGTGCAAAAATAAAGCGTCTGCTCGGTTGATCTGAGTTCAAGATGAAACGAGTGAATAAAAGGTAGAGGAAGGCATCAGAAAGAAAAGGGAGCCGAAGCTCCCTTAGAAATGATTATGTCTATTCGCGCTCAGATGCGTATGCGTAAAGCATTTCTAGTGCGATGGTTGCTCCCGCTAGTGCGGTAACATCACTGTGGTCGTATGGAGGCGATACTTCGACAACATCCATACCCACGATATTCATGCCGGCTAAACCACGAATAATTTTCAGCGCTTTGTCTGAGTTCAAGCCACCACAAACTGGTGTACCAGTTCCCGGTGCGAAGGCCGGGTCTAAGCAGTCGATGTCAAAAGTGACATATACTGGCTTGTCTGCGACGGTGCGACGAATTTCTTCTAGGATCTCGTTCACCGACATGTCATTCGCTTGCATCGCATTAATCACATTGAAGCCGTGATCTTGCTGTTTGTACTCCGTACGAATGCCGATTTGTATTGAGTTCTTTGCTGAGATCAAACCTTCTTTCGGCGCATGGTAGAACATCGTACCGTGGTCGTATGAACTGCCATTTGCGTAGGTATCCGTATGAGCATCAAAGTGAATCAGAGCCATTTGACCATGATGCTTCGCGTAGGCACGCAGGATAGGCAGTGTGATGAAGTGGTCACCGCCCAATCCCAACATGGTTTTACCGCTTTTTAGAATTTCACTGGTTGCCGCCTCTAGACGGTAAGTGAAATCTTCCGCATCACCGCAATCGAACACAAGGTCGCCCGCGTCGATCACTTTCAGTTTATCCAATACGTTGAAGCTCCACGGGAACTTCTTACCTTCCCATGCCAAGTTGACTGAGGCACGGCGAATTGCATCTGGACCCATACGCGCACCTGGACGACCAGATGTTGCCATGTCCAGAGGGACTCCCAACACCACAACGTCTGCGTCTGCCGATACCGGGTTACGAATGTACGGCAGACGTAAAAACGACATAGAGTTGGAGTAAAGCGAATAATCAGTTTTAGTAAACAAATCATTCATATCAGAAGTCCTCTAAATAGGTGTATCCTGCTAGACCTTGTTCTAGTTCTGCTAGGATTTGTGCTTGTTCATTGGCTTCAACTCGCTGTGAAACCAATTGTTTATAATTGTCACGAATCGCATCCACGTCGATATGAACGTAGCGCATCATGTCTTCTACACTATCACCTTCGTTGATGTAACTGATCTCAAATTGACCGTGTTCATCAACATTGACTACAGCACTGTGGGTATCACCAAATAGGTTGTGCATGTCACCAAGGATTTCTTGGTATGCGCCTACTAGAAAAAAGCCCATTAAGTACGGTTTGTCTTTGCTCCAAGCTGGTACAGGTAGCGTGCTCTCGATGCCTTGACCATCAACGTAGTGATCGATCGCGCCATCAGAGTCACATGTGATGTCCAACATCACTGCACGACGCTCTTCCGCCTCGCCAAGACCAGAAAGTGGCAGAACAGGGAACACCTGATCAATACCCCAAGCATCTGGTAGAGATTGGAAGAGAGAGAAGTTCACGAAGAACTTATCTGCAAGACGTTCGCTCAACTCGTCCAGAATCGGACGGTGGAAGCGATTCTTAGTGCTCATCTTGCGGCTTAATTCGAAGTAAATGCGCAGTGACAATTGTTCTGCCCACGCACGTTGTTCCAAGTTAAGCACGCCTGTAGCAAATTGAGAGTGCACTTCTGCCAAATCACTTTGGGTATCATTGTAAATCTCAATTAACGCACGAGCGTCTGTACCATCTTGTAAGTTTTCCCAGTTTCGCCACATGTTTTGTAGCAAAAGCGGAGCGTCATCATCACGCTCATGTACTTCTTCCGGTAGGTACGATTCGGTACCAATTACGTTAGAAATCAATACAGCGTGGTGCGCTGTTAGCGAGCGACCCGATTCCGAAATGATCACTGGCATTGGTTGTTCGTATTGCAGACACACATCGCCCACTGTGTTGACGATATTACGTGCGTATTCTGCAAGGCCGTAGTTCATCGAATTCGATGATTGGCTGCGTGTGCCGTCATAATCCACTGCCAAGCCGCCGCCCACATCGAAGTACTCGATGTTTGCACCGAGTGCGCGTAGTTCGCAGTAGAAACGTGCAGACTCGTTCACACCATTGCGTACATCACGGATGTTTGCCATCTGTGAACCAAGGTGGAAGTGAACCAGTTGCATCGCGTCTAGGTTGCCTTCGCGTTTAAGACGTTCAATAACGCTAAGCACTTGCGATGCTGATAAACCAAACTTCGATTTTTCACCGCCACTTGCTTGCCATTTCCCTGCGCCTTGAGAGGCGAGGCGAATGCGTAAACCAAGGCGCGGTTTTACGCCCAAACTTTTCGCTTCTTCTAGTACCAGATCCAGCTCAGAAAGCTTCTCTAGTACGATGAATACTTTGTGGCCTAGCTTTTCACCGATCAGTGCAAGACGCACATACTCACGGTCTTTGTAGCCATTACACACGATCACGGAGCTACCTTGTTGAGCCAATGCAAGTACCGCCAACAATTCTGGCTTGCTACCCGCTTCAAGACCAAGCTGCTTGGTTTCTAGTTGAGCTTGGCTCGCTAGAATTTCATCCACCACTTCACGTTGTTGGTTTACTTTAATTGGGTACACCAACAAGTATTTGTTTGGATATTGGTATTCTTCAATTGCTTGGTTGAATGCGTGGCAAATACCATGCACACGTTGGTGCACAATTTGCGGGAAGCGTACTAATACAGGCAGATTTAACTGCTTCGCTTCTAGCTCATTTACAATCGCACTGAAAGGGATTTGATGTGCACGATCACTACGTGGTGATACATATACTTCGCCTTGGTCATCAATGCCGTAGAAACCTTGGCTCCAGTAGTGAACGTTGTAGTCCGCGCGGATGCGGTCTAATTTAGTTGCTTTTTCCAACTCGATTCTCACAAAAATGTACTTAACTCCTTAATTAATTAGAAGGAAAAGTACAAAAAAGCAAATCATGAGGTATTTACCTCATACCCTGACACGAACTCCGTGTGCGCGCATTAACGGATAAAAGGGCCCTTGAGTCTAATGATTAAAATCTATCATCTCGATTATGATTTGTTGTCGTCGCTACGTGTGAATATTTGTTTACCGAAGCGTCCATTCTGCTGTTATAGTTGGTCTGACCAGTAAGGATTCGGTCATGAAGCATCTCACTAAAATAAGGACATATTTTGCAGCTGCACAGAATTCAGGGGTACATTCAGACCATGTATCTCGCCGAATATTCCGATAAATTATTGTTGCTTGATGGTGCCAGTCGAGCAGACATCCCTCATCTTAAAGACTTTATTGAACATCAACTCCATCGTCCTTTTTCTGACCTAAAGTTGGTTGTTGTGACCCACATGCATCCAGACCATGCTGGTGGTGCGCACAAACTACGTGATTTAACAGGATGCAAGCTATTGGCCGCAAAGCGAGAGAACCAGTGGTATAGCGGTGTAGACGGTTGGCTAATGCATTTGACCGATTTGATGTTAGCACGCTGGATGGCGAATCGGATGCGTAAACCAAAGCAAAACCTGTGGTATTCCCGCAAGCTAAAGCCAGATATTGAACTTATTGATGGACAGTTTATTCCTGGATTTGATGATTGGCAGGTGCTAGAAACGCTAGGGCATACCGACCGAGATCTGTCGGTTTATCATTCTGAACAAGATGTGTTGTATGTGGCGGATTTAATGGTGCAGGTGAAAAAGCATCTGATTGCGCCGTTTCCCATATTTCATCCGAATCAATATCGGCAATCATTAAAGCGTGTGTTTGAGATGAATCCGCAATGTTTGCTTTTGGCACATGGGGGAGAGGTGACTTTGGATGAAAAAGCGTATCAGCACATTTTGAATACAGCGCCGACTAAGCCAATGACGCACTGGCGAGTGACAAAAGTTAAAGCGAAGGGATTGTTGTTTGCGTTATTTCGTAGGAAGTAGGCGAAGATAAAGCCAGACGAGTGATGCTCAACAAAAACGTTCGATCACTCATCTGAAGCTACGGGGTTAAGATGCCAATAAGTGAGATTGGCTAGGATCAACGAGCACTTTGTCTGCCATGCCCTGACGACCTAACAACATCATGTAAGTCATTTTTTCACGGTTAGTCAACGTAATGTCGATTGGCCATTGTTGGTCGCCCATACGCAGCATCGTTGTGATCACGCAGCGGTGCTCAAAAGTACCGTTAGAAGATTTAACCTTACGGTTTGCTTTTAGTTTCGCTGTGCAGCGAACCACTTGTTCTAAATGGTATACATCTGGGTGCAGATCGAATGCAACATAAGACTGACCATCTTTTTCAAAGCAATCAATATTGTCTACATGTAATGAAGAGGTTTGAGCGCCTGTATCAATACGCGCTTCAAGGTGAGTAATCCCTAACTCTGGCAAGCAAATAGCTTCGGCATTCCCAATGATCATTTTCTGATTCATAGTGTCATCCTAGCGACGAGTAACAAGAGAGCCGGCTTTTGGCTCTCTTGTGCGTTAAACAAAAATCAACCTTTACCGCGAGTACGGTTTGAATTTGGCTTAGCGTTTTTCTCGATAAAATCGAAGATCATACCTGCAATGTTTTTACCAGTTGCTAGTTCGATGCCTTCTAGACCAGGGGAAGAGTTCACTTCCATTACCACTGGGCCATTTTTAGATTGAAGGATATCCACACCACAAAGGTTCAAGCCCATCACTTTCGCTGCATTTACAGCGGTCGCACGCTCTTCTTTGCTCAAACGCACGAGTTGTGCAGAGCCACCACGGTGAAGGTTAGAACGGAACTCGCCTTCCTTTGCTTGGCGCTTCATTGCGGCAATCACCTTATTTCCGACAACAAAACAGCGGATGTCCGCGCCTTTTGCTTCTTCGATAAATTCTTGCACCATGATGTTAGCTTTCAAACCCATGAAAGCTTCAATCACACTTTCTGCCGCTTTATTTGTTTCAGCAAGTACAACACCAATGCCTTGAGTGCCTTCTAGCAATTTAATCACTAGAGGTGCGCCACCAACGTTTTTGATCACGTCCTGAATGTTGTCAGGATGGTGAGCAAAGCCAGTGCGTGGCAAACCGATGCCTTTACGTGATAGCAATTGCAATGAGCGCAACTTGTCACGAGAGCGGCTGATCGCGACAGATTCGTTGACACAAAATGTACCCATCATTTCAAACTGACGTACAACAGCAGTGCCGTAAAACGTAATAGATGCCCCAATACGCGGAATAACAGCATCGTATTGCGGTAATTCTTCACCCTTGTAGCGGATCTTAGGGTTGTTGCTCGTAATGTCCATATAACAGTGAAGCGTGTCGATCACATCGATTTGATGCCCACGTTCTTCACCCGCCTGTTTTAGGCGCATGGTTGAATATAAATTCTCATTACGAGAGAGAATAGCAATACGCATGGCAATTCCTTAGTAAGTCAGTACCAAATTAAAATATAAGTATAGAGCATAGAATGCAGTAGGCAGGTGATCATGTTATGACATAACCTACTTACTTCAACGATTTAGAATTGTGGTTGAACAACCACGTCGTCAGAGGTGCGCACCTTAGGGCGTTTTTTTGTGAGATGAAAACGAAAAAGCATCGTCGACACGACAAAAATATTTTATCGAACGCTCACGCCTTGCGGTATGAGACTGTCAAGGGTGAGATAAATAAAATTGAGCAAAAATTTCATCGCTTTGTCACGAATTATCGCTTAAAAAAGCGGCCAATTTGACCGCTGTTTTTAGCTGTTTTGATAGTGACTTAAAAAAAGTTCCGCCGTTTGGGTAGCTAACAGCCTAGATTCTTCATTCGACAAAGAGGGGCGAATTCCCATTAACTGCGGCCAGAATGCACTGCCTTTAAGTAAGTTGTGCAATTGAGTGCTTGCTATATGTACATCATCAATTTGCAAAGCGCCACTGTTCGATTTCTCAGTAAGCCAGCGGTACAGGGCGGTTTCCTGTTTCGACATTTGTTCTGCTTGTTCTTTGAGATCTTCCGGCTTAAATAAGAAGTGCCCAAATGCCACTTTTGCCAGCTCAATATAGTTTGGTTCCGTCACCACAATGATCTCGCTGTAGAGTAATTCAATCAATTGATCTTTAAGTGGCAGAGTGGCCAAGCGTTTAATATCGCTTTCCATCATTGACGAACGCCAAAGCTCAGTCAGCAACTCCGTCACGATCGCTTCCTTAGAAGGGAAGTGATTATAGACCGTGCGCTTAGAGACTTGTGCGATTGAAGAGAGCTTATCCATGCTGGTGTTTTGCACTCCAAACTCTTGAAACGCTTGCCTTGCCGCGCACAAGATGGCTTCTCTTTTGGTTTCGCTACGACTTTTTCTTTTTACATTCATAAGCTTGCTAAGTTAAGAAGATCATTTCTTGATCTATTTTACACTAAGTAGTTTACTTTTGATAATTAGAATGTAAACTGCACCGTGTAGTTTACTTTTGTTCGGGTTAACTTTTTATGAAAAAAACTTTGCTAGCCACAGTAGGAGCGTTCGCGATGGGTACATCCATGATTTCTTGTTCTAATGTTGATACTGAAAAAGCGCCAACATACCCGGACAAATTTGCAAATACAGAGTTGGAATACAAAAGCGGTTTGGGCGACATGTTCGAAATCATGAAAGCGTATTTTACGACTGAGCGCCTTAACCCAACACCAACGATTGAAATTCCAGTGCATGCGATCACAGCGCAGCAGCTGTTAGAAGAGCACGATGACGTCATCTATCGTCTGGGTCACTCAAGCGTATTAATGAAGCTCGATGGAAAACTGGTGATGACCGACCCTGTATTCAGTGATCGCGCGTCTCCTGTGAAATGGGCTGGGCCAAAACGTTTTCACAAAACTCCCATCACGATAGAAGATTTGCCAACTATCGATGTGGTGGTGATCAGTCATGACCATTACGATCACCTAGATAAAGCTTCTATTAAAGTGCTAGGCGACAAGGTGGGCACTTTCTTGGTGCCGTTAAAAGTGGGGCAATTACTGGTTAACTGGGGGGTGCCGAAGGAGAAAGTGATCGAGCTAGATTGGTGGGAGTCACATTCTGTCGACGGCATTGAATATACATTGACTCCGACTCAGCATTTCTCCGGTCGAGGTTTGACAGACCGCGATACGACGCTGTGGGGCAGTTGGGTTATCAATGCACAACAACACAAAGTGTTCTTCAGTGGTGACTCTGGTTACTTCAATGGCTTTAAAGAGATTGGCGAAAAGTACGGTCCATTTGACTTCACCATGATTGAAACAGGTGCGTACAATGAACTCTGGTCAGACATTCACATGTTCCCAGAGCAAAGCGTTCAAGCACACATCGATGTGCAGGGCAAAGTTATGATGCCGATCCATAACAGCACGTTTGATTTATCGATGCACGATTGGAATGAACCGATGCAACGCGCGTTAGACATCAGTGAAGAGCGCGGTGTAACGTTAGTTAGCCCTGAGATTGGTCAACGCTTGGCGATTGCGGAGCCTCAGCCTGCTCGGGCATGGTGGCAATAATTGCTGAGCTAAGCAGCCAAACACCAGAATAGTTAAGTCACTTATCAGTAGTTACTATTAGTAGTTAGTAGTTAGTAGTTAGTAGTTAGTAGTTAGTAGTTACGTGGCCAGGGATAAGGATAAAGGTGCGATGAAAGCAAAGTGGACGTTGTTACTTACATTAAGCATTCTGCCTACCTTTGCACTAGCAGGGGTAGAGCAAGATATCTCGACGTTGATAAAACGAGTTGAGCAATCCTCTTGCACTTTTATCCGCAACGGCAAGTCGTACACTAATCAAGAAGCAGCAGAACACATGCGCAATAAATGGGATTACGCCAAAGATGACGTTGATTCCGTGGATGTGTTTATAAAAGAAGTTGCGTCGAAAAGTTGGTTATCTGGCAAACCATATTGGGTGGATTGCCAAGAGGAACGCATTACCAGCGAAGAGTGGCTAACATCATTGATGCGCACCACCGATCACATCCAATAACACTTCTTTGATGGTCTGATAGCGCAGAGGTAGAGCACGACTGCGCTTACGAACCAGAAATAGCTCTTCACATACAGTGTTTTTCAGTTGAGCAATGTATAACGTGTCTTTTAGTGGAAAATTGTCGACCGCACTTTGAGGCAGCACGGTGAAGCCAAGTCCTTTGCTGACAGGCAGCAAAATTTGGCTCAATTGATTTACGTAGCCGGATAATGGTAAATCGCTCATCTTAATTTCTTGGAGCTGTGGTTCTTCACATTGGTCAAAAAACAGCGTCATGTAATGCTCGGCATCAGGGTGGCTAATGACACCACAGTCATGCAAGAGTTGTGGCGTTATCTGCTTATTTTGATATTGCTTTGGCAGAACCAAGCACAACCTCTCTTTACCAATTCGCTCACTGTGAAACAGACCTTTGTTGGGAACATCAGTCACGATACCAATATCAATGTGCCCTTGCGTTATGGCGTTGAGAATAGATTGATTTGGCGCGGCTTCTAAATGTAACGATAAGCTCGGGTGCTGTTTTTGCTTCTCCAAAATGGGCCCATACAACATTAACGCCATTGCACCAGAACAAGCCAGTTTACAATGGCCTGAAAACGCATCATCAAAACTGAGCTCTTCGAGCAGCTTCTTTTCTCTATCTTCTAACTCGAGCGCATATGCGTAGACAATCCTGCCTTGCTCGGTTAATTCGAAGCTTTTGTTTTCGCGCTTGATCAAGGCATGCTGACAACTTTGCTCTAATTTTTTGATGTGTTGGCTGACGCCAGGCTGAGTCATAAAAAGTTTTTCTGCCGTTTGCGTAAAATGACCGACTTCAATCAATGTCTTAAATGTATGTAACCAAACAGGATTAAGCATAGTGTGTGATTTTCTGAGAGCTTTGTTGGGAGACGTAAAGAAAATGATAGCACGGTGTTTTATGAAAACAGAGAAGACTTAAACGATAAAAGATGAATCGTTATCAATACATTACAGACAAAATAAAACCCCGCCTGGTTTCCCAGACGGGGCTTATTCTTTTTCGCAGCAATCCAGCTACTAATAGGTGCTCCCTGCATCTATCCTTGATTGTGGCTAAGTCCTTTAACCGAGTTCCTTGTTCATCGCCTTCCTAGCGGTGTCCATTCTTGCCTATCATCCTGACGGGCGAACTCTATCCTAGAGCTTAACTACATCCTTGCTGACAACTCATCCTAAGTTATCAAATCTTCATCCTGAAGATACCCAATCCTTTAGGCTTTTTTCCTGTTCCCGCCAACATCCTGTCGACAAATTGAGTATTGATGTTTTGCTGATTTGACTCAATTAACTTTTCTAAATTATTTTTACTGATTATTTTAAGTGAATTTAAATATTACTTTTAAATCATATATTTAATGTTTTTTCTGGCATTGCTCTTAGAGGTGATTAATCTATTTGCTCACAACTCTTGTAAGAGATCTCGCACAAGTTTGGTGGTGAATGTATTAATGTGCGCTTTTTGTTCCGAGTTCTGTGGATTGAACTGGATCACAATGCGTTAAAAGGGAGACGATAAAGATGAAAGTGAATTGATCTTGAGTAGAGATTTGTTTGAAAAGAAATAAAAATTCTTGCGGTTTTTATAAACAGTATGGTAAATCTGAAATGCCCACCTTGTTAATCCTTATTAAGATTCAATGACAGTATAAGTAGGGAACTTGATTGCCATTTTTCTGTCATATCTGGTGAGTAAGTTAACTGTGTCAGATAGATAATATGCCGTTTGCCAGTAAAAACAGGCTGCAAGAAATCGGTAATTATCATTATGTTGTGAAATTGGTCACGGTTAAATGATTGATTCCCTTATAGATTGAAGGGGATACGACCTTAGACAATAAGCTCCATGAGGAGCGTTACTTATATAAGATGAGGGACTTTACTATGAAAAAGACTAGAAGAGCTCAGCTACATCGTGTGCGTATTCAATACTGGAAAGACACGAAAGACGCACCAGCTAAAAAATCATAGTTAATTATACCTAAAGGCACGAGCTGGCTGTGGAACGCAGTTTCCCGTTGATTGCCAGCTCAAAAACGCCACAATCACTCCGCGCAACTTCCCAAGCACTCTATTTTTAATATCGCATTCTTCAAAAAATAAAAAAGCCAGTCTTAAGACCAGCTTTCTCTACCATTTACTGAGCTCTGCGTATTACAGGTTGCCCTTTAGTTACAGGTAGTTGGCGTCAACTAGTTCGCCCGCTTGCGCGCTTTTCACTTCTGGGCGTGCTTCTAACCATTTGATAACTTGCGCTTTCTGTTCTTCAGTCGCACTGCCGTAACGGTCAGTAGAACATAGGAAGCCTTCAAACAGTTCTAGACCACCGCCACCGAAGCAAAGACCAAGCTCGTCAATGTAGTCGATAAAGTCATCAACGAATGCATCGTAACGGTCGAAGTCGTTAATGTCTGTTTCACAGCTGATCTCGAAACCTAGGATTGCGAACTCACCTAAGAACAGCTTTTTACGGATACGACGGCTCTTGTTACCGATCTTGTCTAATTTCATGATTATCTCTCGTAGATGATTTGATTTCGTACACCTTATACCTTCTATCACACTTTAGCCCAAGTAAAATCAGAATGAAGCGATACAGTTGGTGATTATGTGACCAGAATTTAATTGCTTCGTTAGCTGTGTTGGTTGGTTTGCAGTATTGTTGAAACACAAGTTTCATATGTTTTAAGCACTTTTGTCATTTTTCTTATCCAAACTTCTTGCCGTTCAACTAATCACTTATTTATTAATTAAACTATAAGATCGGGAAAGTAAAAATGAGCAAGGAAACCTTTGACGCGACGCGTTATAACCAAAGTGAAAACAAACCATTTGAAGAAGTATTAGAAGCGAG encodes the following:
- a CDS encoding MBL fold metallo-hydrolase, with amino-acid sequence MYLAEYSDKLLLLDGASRADIPHLKDFIEHQLHRPFSDLKLVVVTHMHPDHAGGAHKLRDLTGCKLLAAKRENQWYSGVDGWLMHLTDLMLARWMANRMRKPKQNLWYSRKLKPDIELIDGQFIPGFDDWQVLETLGHTDRDLSVYHSEQDVLYVADLMVQVKKHLIAPFPIFHPNQYRQSLKRVFEMNPQCLLLAHGGEVTLDEKAYQHILNTAPTKPMTHWRVTKVKAKGLLFALFRRK
- a CDS encoding TetR/AcrR family transcriptional regulator; this encodes MNVKRKSRSETKREAILCAARQAFQEFGVQNTSMDKLSSIAQVSKRTVYNHFPSKEAIVTELLTELWRSSMMESDIKRLATLPLKDQLIELLYSEIIVVTEPNYIELAKVAFGHFLFKPEDLKEQAEQMSKQETALYRWLTEKSNSGALQIDDVHIASTQLHNLLKGSAFWPQLMGIRPSLSNEESRLLATQTAELFLSHYQNS
- the speB gene encoding agmatinase produces the protein MNDLFTKTDYSLYSNSMSFLRLPYIRNPVSADADVVVLGVPLDMATSGRPGARMGPDAIRRASVNLAWEGKKFPWSFNVLDKLKVIDAGDLVFDCGDAEDFTYRLEAATSEILKSGKTMLGLGGDHFITLPILRAYAKHHGQMALIHFDAHTDTYANGSSYDHGTMFYHAPKEGLISAKNSIQIGIRTEYKQQDHGFNVINAMQANDMSVNEILEEIRRTVADKPVYVTFDIDCLDPAFAPGTGTPVCGGLNSDKALKIIRGLAGMNIVGMDVVEVSPPYDHSDVTALAGATIALEMLYAYASERE
- the rimK gene encoding 30S ribosomal protein S6--L-glutamate ligase yields the protein MRIAILSRNENLYSTMRLKQAGEERGHQIDVIDTLHCYMDITSNNPKIRYKGEELPQYDAVIPRIGASITFYGTAVVRQFEMMGTFCVNESVAISRSRDKLRSLQLLSRKGIGLPRTGFAHHPDNIQDVIKNVGGAPLVIKLLEGTQGIGVVLAETNKAAESVIEAFMGLKANIMVQEFIEEAKGADIRCFVVGNKVIAAMKRQAKEGEFRSNLHRGGSAQLVRLSKEERATAVNAAKVMGLNLCGVDILQSKNGPVVMEVNSSPGLEGIELATGKNIAGMIFDFIEKNAKPNSNRTRGKG
- a CDS encoding YggL 50S ribosome-binding family protein; protein product: MKLDKIGNKSRRIRKKLFLGEFAILGFEISCETDINDFDRYDAFVDDFIDYIDELGLCFGGGGLELFEGFLCSTDRYGSATEEQKAQVIKWLEARPEVKSAQAGELVDANYL
- the speA gene encoding arginine decarboxylase yields the protein MEKATKLDRIRADYNVHYWSQGFYGIDDQGEVYVSPRSDRAHQIPFSAIVNELEAKQLNLPVLVRFPQIVHQRVHGICHAFNQAIEEYQYPNKYLLVYPIKVNQQREVVDEILASQAQLETKQLGLEAGSKPELLAVLALAQQGSSVIVCNGYKDREYVRLALIGEKLGHKVFIVLEKLSELDLVLEEAKSLGVKPRLGLRIRLASQGAGKWQASGGEKSKFGLSASQVLSVIERLKREGNLDAMQLVHFHLGSQMANIRDVRNGVNESARFYCELRALGANIEYFDVGGGLAVDYDGTRSQSSNSMNYGLAEYARNIVNTVGDVCLQYEQPMPVIISESGRSLTAHHAVLISNVIGTESYLPEEVHERDDDAPLLLQNMWRNWENLQDGTDARALIEIYNDTQSDLAEVHSQFATGVLNLEQRAWAEQLSLRIYFELSRKMSTKNRFHRPILDELSERLADKFFVNFSLFQSLPDAWGIDQVFPVLPLSGLGEAEERRAVMLDITCDSDGAIDHYVDGQGIESTLPVPAWSKDKPYLMGFFLVGAYQEILGDMHNLFGDTHSAVVNVDEHGQFEISYINEGDSVEDMMRYVHIDVDAIRDNYKQLVSQRVEANEQAQILAELEQGLAGYTYLEDF
- a CDS encoding MBL fold metallo-hydrolase; this translates as MGTSMISCSNVDTEKAPTYPDKFANTELEYKSGLGDMFEIMKAYFTTERLNPTPTIEIPVHAITAQQLLEEHDDVIYRLGHSSVLMKLDGKLVMTDPVFSDRASPVKWAGPKRFHKTPITIEDLPTIDVVVISHDHYDHLDKASIKVLGDKVGTFLVPLKVGQLLVNWGVPKEKVIELDWWESHSVDGIEYTLTPTQHFSGRGLTDRDTTLWGSWVINAQQHKVFFSGDSGYFNGFKEIGEKYGPFDFTMIETGAYNELWSDIHMFPEQSVQAHIDVQGKVMMPIHNSTFDLSMHDWNEPMQRALDISEERGVTLVSPEIGQRLAIAEPQPARAWWQ
- a CDS encoding LysR family transcriptional regulator; its protein translation is MLNPVWLHTFKTLIEVGHFTQTAEKLFMTQPGVSQHIKKLEQSCQHALIKRENKSFELTEQGRIVYAYALELEDREKKLLEELSFDDAFSGHCKLACSGAMALMLYGPILEKQKQHPSLSLHLEAAPNQSILNAITQGHIDIGIVTDVPNKGLFHSERIGKERLCLVLPKQYQNKQITPQLLHDCGVISHPDAEHYMTLFFDQCEEPQLQEIKMSDLPLSGYVNQLSQILLPVSKGLGFTVLPQSAVDNFPLKDTLYIAQLKNTVCEELFLVRKRSRALPLRYQTIKEVLLDVIGGAHQ
- a CDS encoding ATP-dependent zinc protease family protein, whose product is MNQKMIIGNAEAICLPELGITHLEARIDTGAQTSSLHVDNIDCFEKDGQSYVAFDLHPDVYHLEQVVRCTAKLKANRKVKSSNGTFEHRCVITTMLRMGDQQWPIDITLTNREKMTYMMLLGRQGMADKVLVDPSQSHLLAS
- a CDS encoding DUF5329 family protein, coding for MKAKWTLLLTLSILPTFALAGVEQDISTLIKRVEQSSCTFIRNGKSYTNQEAAEHMRNKWDYAKDDVDSVDVFIKEVASKSWLSGKPYWVDCQEERITSEEWLTSLMRTTDHIQ